In Aythya fuligula isolate bAytFul2 chromosome 25, bAytFul2.pri, whole genome shotgun sequence, a single genomic region encodes these proteins:
- the LOC116498861 gene encoding acidic mammalian chitinase-like, with amino-acid sequence MAKLTLLTGLALLLNAQIGTAYVLSCYFTNWAQYRPGLGKYMPDNIDPCLCDHLIYAFAGMSNNEITTYEWNDETLYKSFNGLKNQNENLKTLLAIGGWNFGTAKFSAMVSTPENRQTFINSVIKFLRQYQFDGLDLDWEYPGSRGSPAQDKGLFTVLVKEMLAAFEQEAKQVGKPRLMITAAVAAGLSNIQSGYEIAELGKYLDYFHVMTYDFHGSWDGKTGENSPLYKSPVDTGDLIYFNVDYAMNYWKSNGAPAEKLLVGFPTYGHNFVLQNPSDTAVGAPASGPGPAGPYTRQAGFLAYYEICTFLDSGATQAWDAPQDVPYAYKGNEWVGYDNIKSFNIKIDWLKKNNFGGAMVWSLDMDDFTGTFCKQGKYPLITTLKNALGQQGSSCVPPAQPNPPITSAPNTGSGSGSGSGSSGGNTGGTGGSGFCAGKANGIYADPTNKSKFYNCNNGETYEQSCQAGLVFDPSCSCCNWA; translated from the exons ATGGCCAAGCTCACTCTGCTTACCG GTCTGGCCCTCCTGCTGAACGCCCAGATAG GCACTGCCTATGTGCTGTCATGCTACTTCACCAACTGGGCCCAGTACAGGCCCGGCCTGGGAAAGTATATGCCAGACAACATCGACCCATGCCTGTGTGACCATCTGATCTATGCCTTCGCTGGGATGTCCAACAATGAGATCACAACCTATGAATGGAACGATGAGACCCTCTACAAATCCTTCAATGGCCTGAAAAACCA GAATGAAAATCTGAAGACCCTCCTGGCAATCGGAGGATGGAATTTTGGGACAGCCAA GTTCTCCGCAATGGTTTCCACTCCGGAGAACCGCCAGACTTTCATCAATTCCGTCATCAAATTCCTGCGCCAGTACCAGTTTGATGGGCTGGACCTCGACTGGGAGTACCCTGGCTCCAGGGGCAGCCCGGCTCAGGACAAGGGTCTCTTCACCGTCCTGGTGAAG GAAATGCTGGCTGCCTTCGAGCAGGAAGCCAAGCAGGTTGGCAAGCCCCGTCTGATGATCAcggctgctgttgctgcaggaCTTTCCAACATCCAGTCTGGCTACGAGATCGCTGAGCTCGGCAA GTACTTGGACTACTTCCATGTGATGACTTATGACTTCCACGGTTCCTGGGATGGAAAGACTGGGGAGAACAGCCCGCTGTACAAAAGCCCTGTTGACACTGGTGACCTCATCTACTTCAACGTT GATTACGCTATGAACTACTGGAAGAGCAACGGTGCCCCTGCTGAGAAGCTCCTTGTTGGATTCCCCACCTACGGACATAACTTCGTCCTGCAGAACCCATCTGACACTGCTGTTGGGGCACCAGCATCGGGACCTGGGCCTGCTGGACCGTACACAAGGCAGGCTGGGTTCTTGGCTTACTACGAG ATCTGCACGTTCCTGGACTCTGGAGCCACCCAGGCTTGGGATGCCCCCCAGGACGTGCCCTATGCCTACAAGGGCAACGAATGGGTTGGCTACGACAACATCAAGAGCTTCAACATCAAG ATTGACTGGCTGAAGAAGAACAACTTTGGAGGTGCTATGGTTTGGTCTCTTGATATGGATGACTTCACCGGCACATTCTGCAAGCAGGGCAAATATCCCCTGATCACCACCCTGAAGAACGCTCTTGGtcagcagggcagca gctgTGTGCCCCCAGCTCAGCCCAATCCTCCCATCACTTCAGCTCCTAACACTGGAAGTGGAAGTGGCAGCGGCAGCGGGAGCTCGGGTGGCAATACTGGTGGCACTGGTGGGAGCGGATTCTGTGCTGGCAAGGCCAACGGCATCTATGCAGATCCGACCAACAAGAGCAAGTTCTACAACTGCAACAACGGTGAAACCTacgagcagagctgccaggccGGGCTGGTCTTTgatcccagctgctcctgctgcaactGGGCATGA
- the LOC116498677 gene encoding acidic mammalian chitinase-like: MAKLTLLTGLALLLNAQIGTAYVLSCYFTNWAQYRPGPGRFTVDNIDPCLCDHLIYAFAGMSNNEITTIEWNDETLYRSFNGLKNQNGNLKTLLAIGGWNFGTAKFSTMVSTPQNRQTFIKSVIKFLRQYQFDGLDLDWEYPGSRGSPAQDKGLFTVLVKEMLAAFEQEARQVGKPRLMITAAVAAGLSNIQSGYEIAELGKYLDYFHVMTYDFYSSWDGKTGENSPLYSDGNAYLSVDYAMNYWKSNGAPAEKLLVGFPTYGHSFNLQNPSNTALGAPTSGPGPAGPYTKEAGLLAYYEICTFLDSGATQAWDAPQDVPYAYKGNEWVGYDNIKSFNIKADWLKKNNYAGAMVWTIDLDDFTGSFCKQGKYPLITTLKNALGLQSSSE; the protein is encoded by the exons ATGGCCAAGCTCACTCTGCTTACCG gtctggccctgctgctgaatGCCCAGATAG GCACTGCCTATGTGCTGTCGTGCTACTTCACCAACTGGGCCCAGTACAGGCCCGGCCCGGGGCGCTTCACGGTTGACAACATTGACCCATGCCTGTGTGACCATCTGATCTACGCCTTCGCTGGGATGTCCAACAATGAGATCACGACCATTGAATGGAATGATGAGACCCTCTACAGATCCTTCAACGGGCTGAAAAACCA GAATGGAAATCTGAAGACCCTCCTGGCAATCGGAGGATGGAATTTTGGAACAGCCAA GTTCTCCACAATGGTTTCCACTCCACAGAACCGCCAGACCTTCATCAAGTCCGTCATCAAATTCCTGCGCCAGTACCAGTTTGATGGGCTGGACCTCGACTGGGAGTACCCTGGCTCCAGGGGCAGCCCGGCTCAGGACAAGGGTCTCTTCACCGTCCTGGTGAAG GAAATGCTGGCCGCCTTCGAGCAGGAAGCCAGGCAGGTTGGCAAGCCCCGTCTGATGATCAcggctgctgttgctgcaggaCTTTCCAACATCCAGTCTGGCTACGAGATCGCTGAGCTCGGCAA GTACCTGGACTACTTCCATGTGATGACTTATGACTTCTATAGCTCCTGGGATGGAAAGACTGGGGAGAACAGCCCGCTGTACAGTGATGGCAATGCCTACCTCAGTGTT GATTACGCTATGAACTACTGGAAGAGCAATGGTGCCCCTGCTGAGAAGCTCCTTGTTGGATTCCCCACCTATGGACATAGCTTCAACCTGCAGAACCCATCTAACACAGCTCTTGGGGCACCAACATCAGGACCTGGGCCCGCGGGACCTTACACAAAggaggctgggctgctggctTACTACGAG ATCTGCACGTTCCTGGACTCTGGAGCCACCCAGGCTTGGGATGCCCCCCAGGACGTGCCCTATGCCTACAAGGGCAACGAATGGGTTGGCTACGACAACATCAAGAGCTTCAACATCAAG GCTGACTGGCTGAAGAAGAACAACTATGCAGGTGCTATGGTTTGGACCATTGATCTGGATGACTTCACTGGCTCTTTCTGCAAGCAGGGCAAATATCCCCTGATCACCACCCTGAAGAACGCTCTTGgcctgcaaagcagcagtgagTAA
- the LOC116498862 gene encoding acidic mammalian chitinase-like, whose amino-acid sequence MAKLTLLTGLALLLNAQIGTAYVLSCYFTNWAQYRPGLGKYMPDNIDPCLCDHLIYAFAGMSNNEITTYEWNDETLYKSFNGLKNQNENLKTLLAIGGWNFGTAKFSAMVSTPENRQTFINSVIKFLRQYQFDGLDLDWEYPGSRGSPAQDKGLFTVLVKEMLAAFEQEAKQVGKPRLMITAAVAAGLSNIQSGYEIAELGKYLDYFHVMTYDFHGSWDGKTGENSPLYKSPVDTGDLIYFNVDYAMNYWKSNGAPAEKLLVGFPTYGHNFVLQNPSDTAVGAPASGPGPAGPYTRQAGFLAYYEICTFLDSGATQAWDAPQDVPYAYKGNEWVGYDNIKSFNIKIDWLKKNNFGGAMVWSLDMDDFTGTFCKQGKYPLITTLKNALGQQGSSCVPPAQPNPPITSAPNTGSGSGSGSGSSGGNTGGTGGSGFCAGKANGIYADPTNKSKFYNCNNGETYEQSCQAGLVFDPSCSCCNWA is encoded by the exons ATGGCCAAGCTCACTCTGCTTACCG GTCTGGCCCTCCTGCTGAACGCCCAGATAG GCACTGCCTATGTGCTGTCATGCTACTTCACCAACTGGGCCCAGTACAGGCCCGGCCTGGGAAAGTATATGCCAGACAACATCGACCCATGCCTGTGTGACCATCTGATCTATGCCTTCGCTGGGATGTCCAACAATGAGATCACAACCTATGAATGGAACGATGAGACCCTCTACAAATCCTTCAATGGCCTGAAAAACCA GAATGAAAATCTGAAGACCCTCCTGGCAATTGGAGGATGGAATTTTGGGACAGCCAA GTTCTCCGCAATGGTTTCCACTCCGGAGAACCGCCAGACTTTCATCAATTCCGTCATCAAATTCCTGCGCCAGTACCAGTTTGATGGGCTGGACCTCGACTGGGAGTACCCTGGCTCCAGGGGCAGCCCGGCTCAGGACAAGGGTCTCTTCACCGTCCTGGTGAAG GAAATGCTGGCTGCCTTCGAGCAGGAAGCCAAGCAGGTTGGCAAGCCCCGTCTGATGATCAcggctgctgttgctgcaggaCTTTCCAACATCCAGTCTGGCTACGAGATCGCTGAGCTCGGCAA GTACTTGGACTACTTCCATGTGATGACTTATGACTTCCACGGTTCCTGGGATGGAAAGACTGGGGAGAACAGCCCGCTGTACAAAAGCCCTGTTGACACTGGTGACCTCATCTACTTCAACGTT GATTACGCTATGAACTACTGGAAGAGCAACGGTGCCCCTGCTGAGAAGCTCCTTGTTGGATTCCCCACCTACGGACATAACTTCGTCCTGCAGAACCCATCTGACACTGCTGTTGGGGCACCAGCATCGGGACCTGGGCCTGCTGGACCGTACACAAGGCAGGCTGGGTTCTTGGCTTACTACGAG ATCTGCACGTTCCTGGACTCTGGAGCCACCCAGGCTTGGGATGCCCCCCAGGACGTGCCCTATGCCTACAAGGGCAACGAATGGGTTGGCTACGACAACATCAAGAGCTTCAACATCAAG ATTGACTGGCTGAAGAAGAACAACTTTGGAGGTGCTATGGTTTGGTCTCTTGATATGGATGACTTCACCGGCACATTCTGCAAGCAGGGCAAATATCCCCTGATCACCACCCTGAAGAACGCTCTTGGtcagcagggcagca gctgTGTGCCCCCAGCTCAGCCCAATCCTCCCATCACTTCAGCTCCTAACACTGGAAGTGGAAGTGGCAGCGGCAGCGGGAGCTCGGGTGGCAATACTGGTGGCACTGGTGGGAGCGGATTCTGTGCTGGCAAGGCCAACGGCATCTATGCAGATCCGACCAACAAGAGCAAGTTCTACAACTGCAACAACGGTGAAACCTacgagcagagctgccaggccGGGCTGGTCTTTgatcccagctgctcctgctgcaactGGGCATGA